The Sandaracinus amylolyticus genomic interval GCAGGCGGGCCGGCGCGTGCTCGTGCTCGAGCAGCACTACCTGCCGGGCGGATGGTGCCACTCGTTCCCGCTCGGCGGGTTCCGCTGGAGCCCCGGCGTGCACTACATCGGTGAGCTCGCGCCGGGGAAGATGGCGCGCCGCATCTACGAAGGGCTCGGGCTCGGCGGTGATCTCGCGTTCCACGAGCTCGATCCCGAGGGATACGACGAGGTCCGCGTCGGGCCGCGCGAGCGCTTCGCGATCCCCGCGGGACGCGAGGCGCTCGTCGATCGTCTGAGCGCGCGCTTCCCGCAGGAGCGCGAGGGCATCGCGCGCTACGTCGAGACCACGTCGAAGATCGGCGCGGGGCTCGCGACGCTGCTCGATCTCGATGGACCGCTCGACGCGCTGACCCTCCCGCTGCGGGCGCCGACGCTCGCGCGCTGGGCGATGCGCTCCGCGAAGTCGCTGATCGATGCGCACGTCGAGGACCCGATGCTGCGCGCGATCCTCGCGGCGCAGTCGGGCGATCACGGGCTGCCGCCTTCGCTCGCACCGGCACCCCTGCACGCGGCGGTGTTCGGTCACTACGCCGATGGTGGGTACTACCCGGAGGGCGGCGCGGCGTCGCTCCCGCGCGCGTTCATCAAGGCGCTCTCGCGCGCCGGCGGATCGATCCGCGTGCGCACCGCGGTCGATCGCATCCTCGTCGAGCACGGCCGCGCGATCGGCGTGCGCCTCGCGGACGGTCACGAGATCCGCGCGCCGCTCGTGATCAGCAATGCCGATCCGCACGTCACGTTCGGGCGGCTGCTCGCGCCGGAGCACGTCCCGGCACGGCTTCGTCGCAAGCTCGCGCGCACGGGGTACTCGACGTCGGCGATCTCGCTGTTCCTCGCGGTCGACGTCGATCCGCGTCGCTTCGGGCTGAGCTCGGCGAACGTGTGGTGGTTCGAGGACGACGACGTCGACGGCATCTATCGACGTGGGCTCGAGCCGTGGGGCTGCGAGCTCGGAGACGTGCCGTTCCTCTTCCTCAGCGCGACCACGCTGAAGGATCCCTCGAAGCGATATCGCGACCCGCAGACGCGGCGCGAGCAGCACACGCTCGAGGGGTTCACGCTGATCGGCTACGACGCGTTCTCGACCTGGGCCTCGACGCAGCACGACGCGCGTCCCGAGAGCTACGAGGCGCGCAAGCGCGAGCTCACCGCGCGCATGCTCGCCGCGGTGGAGCGCGTCGCGCCCGGGCTCACGCAGCACGCGACCTTCGTCGAGCTCGGCACGCCGCTGACCAACGAGTTCTACGTCGCCGCGAGCTTCGGGAACATGTACGGCACCGCGAAGACGCGCGATCAGATCGGCCCGTTCGCGTGGCCGATCACCACGCCGATCGGAGGCCTGCTCTGCTGCGGCGCGAGCACGCTCTCGCACGGCGTGATGGGCGCGACCATCTCGGGGCTCGTCGCCGCGCGCACCGCGCTCGGATGCACGTTCGACGATCTGCTGCCCACCGGTGGGCCCTCGATCCGGATCGGGCCCGCGTCGATCGACGAGGTCGCGCGCGCGGCGTCCTGAGAACGCATTGTGGCGTCGCGCGACGGTGCCCAGATGCGACGCCGGAGTCGGAACACAGCGTGTCCAGCGAGAACTATCACGAGCCGCTCGAAGAGCTCACCGCGCCCACGCGCGATCTACACCGCGCGATCTCCTCGCTGATGGAGGAGCTGGAGGCGGTCGACTGGTACCAACAACGAGTCGACGCGACGAGCGACGCAGACCTCGCCGCGATCCTCGCGCACAACCGCGACGAGGAGATCGAGCACGCGATGATGGTGCTCGAGTGGATCCGTCGCCGCTTCCCGAAGTTCGACGAGAACGCGCGCACGTACCTCTTCTCGCAGGGCGCGATCACCGAGGTCGAGGCGCAGAGCGCGCACGGCGGAGGCGAGGCGCCCCGCGAGCCGAGCGCGACGACGGACGCGTCGGGATCGCTGGGCATCGGAAGCCTTCGGGCGGGAGCGGGACGATGAACCTGCTGAAGCGAGAGCTGGCGCCGATCACGCCGGAGGCGTGGGCGCAGATCGACGCCGAGGCGCGTCGCGTGCTCAACCTGCACCTCGCCGCGCGCAAGGTCGTCGACTTCAAGGGCCCGCTCGGATGGGAGAAGGGCGCGGTGAACACCGGGCGCCTCTCGACCGTCGACGCGCCGCTCGACGACGTGAGCGCGCGCGTGCGCGTCGTGCTGCCGCTCGTCGAGCTGCGCGCGTACTTCGACCTGCCGATCGACGAGCTCGACGATGCGTCGCGCGGCGCGGACGATCTCGACTTCAAGCCGCTGATCGAAGCGGCCGCGCGCATCGCGCGGGCCGAGGATCACGCGGTGTTCAACGGCTACGCGGCCGCAGGGATCCGCGGCCTGATCGAGGCGAGCGAGCACGCGCCGGTGTCGCTCGCGCACGCCCGCGAGCTGCCCTTCGCGGTGGTCGAGGCGAAGGAGGCGCTCCGGCGCGCCGGCGTCGACGGCCCGTACGCGCTCGTGCTCGGGCCGAGGCTCTACGACGAGAACCAGGCCGCGGCGGAGGATGGCTATCCGATCCGCAGTCGCGTCGAGCCGCTCGTCGATCGCATCGTGTGGGCGCCGGCGCTCGAGCACGGCGCGCTCGTGTCGATGCGCGGCGGCGACTTCGAGCTCACCGTCGGACAGGATCTGTCGATCGGGTACGCGTCGCACGACCAGAGCCGCGTGCGCTTGTACCTCACCGAGTCGCTCACGTTCCGCGCGCTCGAGACGAGCGCGGCGGTGCCGCTGCGTCGCACCTGACCCCGCGCGAGCGGGCGCACGGCGCGATTCGTCCCGTCGTGACGCGAGCGCTCACGAGCTTCACGCGAAAGCTCCGCAGATCGTCAGCCCAACGCGCGGCACGTTCGCTGCTCTTCAGCGCGCGGGGGTACACGAAGATGAACCTGCCGATCGAGAGACGCCCCAGCGAACGTCCGCGCGCGATGCGAGCGCGGCTCGCGCCCTCCGTGGCGTCGACGGCCATCGCGTTCCCGCGCCATCGCTACACGCAGGCCGAGCTCGCCGACGCCGCGCAGCGCGTGTTGCCCGAGGGCATGCTGCGCGACGGAGCGCTCCAGCGCTTCTTCGCGCGCGTCGGCGTCGAGCAGCGCTGTCTCGCGCTGCCCGCCGAGCGCTACGGCTCGCTGCACGGCCTCAAGGAGCGCAACGACGCGTGGCTCGAGGTCGCGATGGAGCTCGCCGAGGAGGTCGTGCAGCGCGCGCTCGACGAAGCGGGCCTGCAGGCGAGCGACGTCTCGATGCTCGCAACGACGACCGTGACCGGCATCGCGGTGCCGTCGATCGACGCGCGCCTCATGAACCGGCTGCCGTTCGATCCGAGCCTGAAGCGGCTGCCGCTCTTCGGGCTCGGGTGCCTCGGCGGCGCGGCGGGGCTCGCGCGGGTAGCGGAGTACCTGCGCGCGTACCCCGAAGAAGCGGCGATGCTCGTCTCCGTCGAGCTCTGCTCGCTCACGTTCCAGCTCGACGACATCTCGGTCGCGAACCTCGTCTCGACCGGGCTCTTCGGCGACGGCGCGGCCGCGGTGCTGCTCGTCGGCGCGCACCATCCGCTCGCCGACCGCGCGCCGCGACCGACGGTGCTCGCGAGCCGCTCCGCGTTCTTCCCGGACACCGAGCGCGTGATGGGCTGGGACGTCGTCGACGCGGGCTTCAAGGTCGTGCTCAGCCCCGACGTGCCGAAGGTCGTCGCCGCGCACGTGCGGCCCGCGATGGACGGTTTCCTCGCGGAGTACGGGCTCTCGCGTCGCGACGTCGAGCGCTGGGTGATGCATCCCGGTGGGCCGAAGGTCATCGACGCGCTCGAGCAGAGCCTCGAGCTCGCGCCCGACGCGCTCGAGCCGACGCGACGCAGCCTCGCGGAGGTCGGTAACCTTTCGTCGGCGTCGGTCCTCTGTCTCCTCGACGAGCATCGTCGCGCCGCGCCCGCGCCGGGCGCGCACGGCGTGCTGATGGCGATGGGCCCCGCGTTCTGCGCGGAGATGGTGTTGCTGCGCTGGTGATCCGAGCGAGGGGGACGCGATGAGCTCGCGGGTGGCGTTCACGATCCTCGTCGCGCTGGTCGCGACACAGAGGCTCTGGGAGGTGCGGCGCAGCGCGTGTCACGAGGCCGCGTTGCGCGCCGCGGGAGGGCGCGAGCACGCGCCCGAGCAGATGCCGTGGATGCGCGCCATCCACGCGGGATGGCTCGCCTCGATGATCGTCGAGGTGTGGGCGCTCGATCGCGTCGCCCCGACGTGGCTCGCGGCCCTCGCGTTCGTCGTGTTCCTCGCCGGGCAGGCGCTGCGCATCGCCGCGATGCGCGCGCTCGGTCCGCGCTGGACCGTGAAGGTGATCACCGTGCCCGGCGAGGTCGCGATCTCGCACGGCGTGCTCGCGCACGTGCGGCACCCGAACTACCTCGGCGTCGTGCTCGAGATCGCGGCGCTGCCGCTCGTGCACGGCGCGTGGCTCACGTCGATCGTGTTCTCGATCGCGAACGCGATCCTCCTGCGCGCGCGCATCCGCGCCGAAGAGGCCGCGCTGCGCGCCGACGCCTCGTACGAGACCGTCCATCGCGATCGTCCGCGCTTCATCCCGGGGGCCCATGCCTGAACGAACCGATCGACCCGTCGTCGTCGTGGGCGCAGGCCCGGTCGGGCTCTTCGCCGCGCTCTGTCTGCTCGCGCGCGGCGTGCGTCCGTTGGTGCTCGAGAAGCGACGCGAGCCGCGCCCCGGATCGCGATCGATCGGCGTGCACCCGCCCTCGCTCGAGCTGCTCGACGCGCTCGGGCTCGGGCCCGCGTTCCTCGCGCGCGGCGTTCGGGTGCGGCGCGGCCACGCGTTCGGCGCGTCGGGCGAGATCGGCACGGTCAGCTTCGCGAGCTGTCCGGGCGCGCACCCGTACGTGCTCACGATCGCCCAGGAGGACACCGAGTCGATCCTCGCCGACGCGCTCGAGACGCGCGCGCCGGGCGCGCTCCAGCGCGGCGTGGAGCTCGTGTCGATCGCGCCGCACGAGCACGGCGTCGAGCTCGTCGTCCGCGACGATCACGGCACGCGCACGATCGACGCCGCTGCGATCATCGGGTGCGACGGCCGCCGCAGCGCGACGCGCGTCGCGTCCTCGATCGCCTCGCTCGGGCTCACCTACGAGGGCGCGTACGCGATGGCCGACTTCCCCGACACCACGCGCTTCGGGGACGACGCCGCGATCTTCCTCGGCGCCGGCGGGCTCGTGGAGTCGTTCCCGCTGCCGCGCCAGTGGCGGCGCTGGGTCATCCGTCGCGACGCCGAAGGGCAGGGCGACGTCACGATCGAAGAGATCGCGGACACCGTCGCACGCCGTACCGGACATCGCCTCCCGCGCAACGAAGCGCGCGCTCCGAGCGCGTTCCGCGCCGAGCGTGCGCTCGCGACCGAGCTCGCGCGCGGTCGCGTCGCGCTCGCAGGCGACGCCGCGCACGTCGTCAGTCCGATCGGAGGGCAGGGCATGAACCTCGGATGGCGCGGCGTCGCGACGCTCGCCGACGCGCTCTCGGGCGCGCTCGCACGCGGCGACGATCCCACGAGCGTGCTCGCCGCCGATGCGATCACCCGAGCGCGCGCCGCGCGCGCCGCGACCCGACGCGCCGAGCTCAACATGTGGCTCGGACGCCCGACCGCGCGCGCCGTCGATCGCGATCGCGTCGTCGCGGCGCTCCTGCTGCAGCCCGTCGCATCGGTGCTCGCCCGCGCGTTCACGATGCGCGGCCTCGAAGCCGGGGTCTGACGCGGTGCCGCCGCACCGCCCGCTCGCGCTCGATCACGTCCCCGAGTTCCCGCACGCGTCGTTCGCGCACATCGCGCACGCGCTCCACGACGCGCTCGCGCCCGATCCGCGCGGCTTCGATCCCTACGCGCTCGATCGCCGCGATCCCGCGCTCGTCCGCGAGGCGCTCCCCGCGCTCGAGTGGTTCTCGCGGCGCTACGTGCGCCTGCGCGCGTCCGGCCTCGAGCACCTCCACGCCGCGCCCGCGCTGCTCGTCGCCAACCACAACGGCGGCGTGATGGGCCCCGACCTCTTCTGCACGATGGCGACGCTGTGGCGCACCCTCGGCGCCGACGCGCCGCTCTACGCGATGGCGCACGACTTCGCGATGCGCCGCGTGCTCCCGCTCGGGCGTCTGCTCCAGCGCATCGGCGCGATGCGCGCCGACCCCGCGAACGCGCTGCGCGTGCTGCGCGACGGAGGTCGCGTGCTGGTCTACCCGGGCGGCGATCTCGACGCGTTCCGACACTTCCGCGCGCGCGATCGCATCGTGTTCGGCGCGCGCGTCGGGTTCGTGCGCATCGCGCAGACCGCGCGCGTCCCGATCGTCCCCATCGTCACCCAGGGCGCGCACCGCAGCGCGCTGATCGTGCACGAGGGCGAGTGGCTCGCGCGCGCGCTCGGGCTCACGCGATGGAGCCGCCTGCAGCGCTTTCCCATCGCGCTCGCGCTCCCGTGGATCGTCGCGCCCGGCCCGTGGATGCCCTACTTCCCGCTCCCGTTCACGATCCGCCTCCGCGTGCTCCCGCCGATCGACGCGCCACCCGACGCCGATCCCGCCGCGATCCGCGACGACGTCGTCGCGCGCATGCAAGCCGCGATGGACGACCTCTCCGGAGCGCGGCGATGACCGAGATCGAGCGCACGCCGATCGAGGGCGGCGCGTTCGCGTGCGTCGCGCACGACGGTCCGCGCGATGCGCCCGCGGTCGTCGTCATCCCGCCGCTCGGCATGCCCGCCGCGGTCGTCGATCCCTTCGTCGCGCACCTCGCGACCGCACTGCGCGTCGTCACGATCGAGCTGCCGGGCGCGGGCTACGCGAGCGGTGCGCGCGCCGGCTGGGGGACGCGCGATCTCGCGCGCGCCGTCGAGCAGGTCCTCGCGGCGCACGCGATCCCGCGCGCGCACCTGTTCGGCATCTCGCTCGGCGGGATGATCGCGCAGTGGGTCGCGATCGATCACGCCGAGCGCGTCGATCGCCTCGTCCTCGCGTCGACCGCCGCGCACGGCATCGGCGCCGCCCTCACGAACCTCCCCGCGAAGATCGTCCTCGCGAAGGCCGCGCTCTCGCCCGAGCCCGGCGCCACGCTCGCGCGCGCGATCGTCTCCGACCACGTGCGCGAGGATCCCGACGCGATGGGACGCATCGAGGCCGCGATCGCCGAGCAGCCGCGCGACGCCGAGGAGATCGCGTGGCTCGCCGCGGCCGCGGCCGCGCACGACACGCGCGCATGCCTCGCGACGATCCACGCACCGACGTTGATCCTCACCGGCGCGCGCGACGCGCTCATCCCGTCCTCGGTGCAAGACGACCTGCACGCCGGCATCACCGGCGCCCAGCGCGTCACCATCGACGACGCGGGCCACGACGTCGTCCTCGATCAGCCGCGCGCGACTGCGGACGCGGTGCTCGCGTTCCTGCAGCGCGCGTGATCCCCCGCGCGCCGCACCGGCGCCACGCCCGGCGCACGGAGCGCCCTCCGCTCCACACGCCGATCAGCGCTGCGCTGCCGTCGCGCGACGAGGACGCCCGCGGAGCCGCAGCGCGAGCTCGATCAGCGCGAGCGTGAACGCGTCCGCCGCGTCGTCGGCGCGCGGCCCGGCGCCGCGCTCGTGCGCATCGCGCCAGCCGCTTCGCGCCGCGAGCGCTCGCAGCACCGCTCGGGCGAGCTCCGCGTCGGGCCGCACGTGCCCGATCACGCTCGCGAGCTCGCCGACGACCCGCTCGAGCTGCGCCTCGAGCGCGCGCCGATCGGTCGTCGGTCCCGCATCGTCGATCGCGGTCTGCAGCGCGAGGAAGCGCTCCGCGAGCCGGCGGAGGCGCGCGTCGACGAGGCTCAGGACGGGGGCGCTCACGACCAGGACAGCTACGCACCGGTCGACGGACGTCCAGCGACGGAAGGGCCTCTGCGCGCGGGACCCACGAGGGAGACGAGCACGTTCCTGGCCCGCCATCTGCTTCGTCTGTGTGGCATGAGCCTTCTGGCCCGTCTGACGGAGCTCCGCGCCCGTCGCGTCGGTCGCGCGCTGCTCGAGATCCAGCAGGGCATCGACGACTGCGTCCTCGACCCGGGCTCGTGCGACGAGACGCAGTTCGAGCGGCTGTGCGTCCTCCGCGAGCTCGCGATGATGCAGATCGAGCACCTCTCCCGGCGGGTGAGGCGCGATAGGACGCTCCGCGGCGCGCTGGAGGCCGTGTGCCGCGCATACCAGAGCTGGGCCGACGAAGAGCCCGGCACCGAGCGGGAGCCGGAGTGCGCGGACGAGCTCGCGAGCCGCATCGTCGAGCTGCGCGAGACCATCGACCGCGTCGAGGCCGCCGAGCGCCCGCCCGAAGCAGCCGCGCCCGTCGTCATCGCATCCCTGCGCCGCTGACGTCGCGCGCGGCCCCCCGGCTCACGCTTCGACCGTCATCGACTTGATCGCGCTGCTGCCCGCGAGGTCGCGCGTCACCACCGGCACGCCCGCGAGCGCTCGCTCCTCGCCCGCCCTCGTCCGCAGCACCGGCGCCAGGAGCGGGGCGGCGAGCACGCAGTGGATGCGCACCGCCCGCATCAGCTCGAGCGCCTCGTCCACGCGCTCGGCCACCAGCACACACGCGCCGTGGAGGAAGAGGTCCAGCACCAACTCGCTGCGCACCCCTTCGTCGGGCTCGACCACCAACAGGGTCACTCCAGTGAGCTCGTACACCTCTCGTCAGATGGGCGCCGCGGACCCTCCCGTCACCCCTGGTCTCGGGGGGGCACGCGCCAGAACGCGTTGCGCGTCTCGCCGCAGCGCACCTCTTCCCAGCCCGCGCGCTGCGCGCGCTCCCAGTCGACGCCCGAGCGCATGCCCCAGTGGTCCACCGGGCCTTCGCACTGCGACATCAGCTCGCCGCGCACGATCAGCCCCGCGGCCTCGTACAGCGCGAGCCAGCGGTCGCGGTAGGCGCCCCACGGTGCGTGCCGCACCACGCGCGCTTCACCTCGTCGTCGGATCGTGATGACGCTCGGCCAGCCGTCCGGACGACGGCCGTCGCGCCGGAGGTGTGCGACCCAGGCGCGCGGGTCGCGCCGCTCGCGGTCGAACACGCGGTTCGAGTAGGCGCGCGCCGCCCATGTGAACGACGCGCCCGCGCGCCGCGCGCGGCTCGTCAGCACGTCGTGGATCGCCGCGCACTCCTCCGGGCTCCCGCTCAAGCCGATCTCCGACGCGCACACGCGCGCGAGCGCGAGCTGGGCGTCGACTCGCTCGGGGCGCGCCACCGCGGCGCGCTCGGTGGTCGCGACGAGCTCGGTCTGCTGCGCTTCGACTGCGGCGCTGCTCCCGGCCCCGAGCGCGAGCCCTCCGGCGAGCACCAGCGCGACCCGTGTCTTCCCTCGCCGTCGGCGCGTGTGACGGCTGCTGGCGGTTCTAGTCGTACTGAACGGAAGGTCGGTCATGGCGCCGTGGGATGAGCACCAGCGCGCGCCGTTGCAAGGAAACGTGGCGTATGGCCACGGGGGTCCAACTACCTGGGCCTACACGTCGGACATGTGGACAACGTTCTGCAAGCCTGCGCGAACGTGGCGGGAATCGGCGATATGCGATGCGCCAGTCGCATGAGGAGTTTTCTCAC includes:
- a CDS encoding family 1 encapsulin nanocompartment shell protein; the protein is MNLLKRELAPITPEAWAQIDAEARRVLNLHLAARKVVDFKGPLGWEKGAVNTGRLSTVDAPLDDVSARVRVVLPLVELRAYFDLPIDELDDASRGADDLDFKPLIEAAARIARAEDHAVFNGYAAAGIRGLIEASEHAPVSLAHARELPFAVVEAKEALRRAGVDGPYALVLGPRLYDENQAAAEDGYPIRSRVEPLVDRIVWAPALEHGALVSMRGGDFELTVGQDLSIGYASHDQSRVRLYLTESLTFRALETSAAVPLRRT
- a CDS encoding phytoene desaturase family protein, whose amino-acid sequence is MAAAAPVDADVVVIGSGAGGLAAAVALAQAGRRVLVLEQHYLPGGWCHSFPLGGFRWSPGVHYIGELAPGKMARRIYEGLGLGGDLAFHELDPEGYDEVRVGPRERFAIPAGREALVDRLSARFPQEREGIARYVETTSKIGAGLATLLDLDGPLDALTLPLRAPTLARWAMRSAKSLIDAHVEDPMLRAILAAQSGDHGLPPSLAPAPLHAAVFGHYADGGYYPEGGAASLPRAFIKALSRAGGSIRVRTAVDRILVEHGRAIGVRLADGHEIRAPLVISNADPHVTFGRLLAPEHVPARLRRKLARTGYSTSAISLFLAVDVDPRRFGLSSANVWWFEDDDVDGIYRRGLEPWGCELGDVPFLFLSATTLKDPSKRYRDPQTRREQHTLEGFTLIGYDAFSTWASTQHDARPESYEARKRELTARMLAAVERVAPGLTQHATFVELGTPLTNEFYVAASFGNMYGTAKTRDQIGPFAWPITTPIGGLLCCGASTLSHGVMGATISGLVAARTALGCTFDDLLPTGGPSIRIGPASIDEVARAAS
- a CDS encoding alpha/beta fold hydrolase, which gives rise to MTEIERTPIEGGAFACVAHDGPRDAPAVVVIPPLGMPAAVVDPFVAHLATALRVVTIELPGAGYASGARAGWGTRDLARAVEQVLAAHAIPRAHLFGISLGGMIAQWVAIDHAERVDRLVLASTAAHGIGAALTNLPAKIVLAKAALSPEPGATLARAIVSDHVREDPDAMGRIEAAIAEQPRDAEEIAWLAAAAAAHDTRACLATIHAPTLILTGARDALIPSSVQDDLHAGITGAQRVTIDDAGHDVVLDQPRATADAVLAFLQRA
- a CDS encoding type III polyketide synthase, which produces MASTAIAFPRHRYTQAELADAAQRVLPEGMLRDGALQRFFARVGVEQRCLALPAERYGSLHGLKERNDAWLEVAMELAEEVVQRALDEAGLQASDVSMLATTTVTGIAVPSIDARLMNRLPFDPSLKRLPLFGLGCLGGAAGLARVAEYLRAYPEEAAMLVSVELCSLTFQLDDISVANLVSTGLFGDGAAAVLLVGAHHPLADRAPRPTVLASRSAFFPDTERVMGWDVVDAGFKVVLSPDVPKVVAAHVRPAMDGFLAEYGLSRRDVERWVMHPGGPKVIDALEQSLELAPDALEPTRRSLAEVGNLSSASVLCLLDEHRRAAPAPGAHGVLMAMGPAFCAEMVLLRW
- a CDS encoding 1-acyl-sn-glycerol-3-phosphate acyltransferase, coding for MPPHRPLALDHVPEFPHASFAHIAHALHDALAPDPRGFDPYALDRRDPALVREALPALEWFSRRYVRLRASGLEHLHAAPALLVANHNGGVMGPDLFCTMATLWRTLGADAPLYAMAHDFAMRRVLPLGRLLQRIGAMRADPANALRVLRDGGRVLVYPGGDLDAFRHFRARDRIVFGARVGFVRIAQTARVPIVPIVTQGAHRSALIVHEGEWLARALGLTRWSRLQRFPIALALPWIVAPGPWMPYFPLPFTIRLRVLPPIDAPPDADPAAIRDDVVARMQAAMDDLSGARR
- a CDS encoding FAD-dependent oxidoreductase, translating into MPERTDRPVVVVGAGPVGLFAALCLLARGVRPLVLEKRREPRPGSRSIGVHPPSLELLDALGLGPAFLARGVRVRRGHAFGASGEIGTVSFASCPGAHPYVLTIAQEDTESILADALETRAPGALQRGVELVSIAPHEHGVELVVRDDHGTRTIDAAAIIGCDGRRSATRVASSIASLGLTYEGAYAMADFPDTTRFGDDAAIFLGAGGLVESFPLPRQWRRWVIRRDAEGQGDVTIEEIADTVARRTGHRLPRNEARAPSAFRAERALATELARGRVALAGDAAHVVSPIGGQGMNLGWRGVATLADALSGALARGDDPTSVLAADAITRARAARAATRRAELNMWLGRPTARAVDRDRVVAALLLQPVASVLARAFTMRGLEAGV
- a CDS encoding isoprenylcysteine carboxyl methyltransferase family protein, with translation MSSRVAFTILVALVATQRLWEVRRSACHEAALRAAGGREHAPEQMPWMRAIHAGWLASMIVEVWALDRVAPTWLAALAFVVFLAGQALRIAAMRALGPRWTVKVITVPGEVAISHGVLAHVRHPNYLGVVLEIAALPLVHGAWLTSIVFSIANAILLRARIRAEEAALRADASYETVHRDRPRFIPGAHA
- a CDS encoding encapsulin-associated ferritin-like protein, translated to MSSENYHEPLEELTAPTRDLHRAISSLMEELEAVDWYQQRVDATSDADLAAILAHNRDEEIEHAMMVLEWIRRRFPKFDENARTYLFSQGAITEVEAQSAHGGGEAPREPSATTDASGSLGIGSLRAGAGR